The following are from one region of the Dehalococcoidales bacterium genome:
- a CDS encoding CDP-alcohol phosphatidyltransferase family protein, which yields MKTGVYDGYVSRHLNRRISEPCARLLARTPVTPNQVSVAAFGISILSLACFLLGQNIAAGLLVQLSSIVDGVDGSLARLKGMTSTFGGFLDSVLDRYADIVVVLGLTLWSLANEAYPGIWLVGFLAATGTVCVSYSRARIGTNHQHRFDSGLQSAASRDIRLLVIAVGAVAGQGYFCLIAIAALTNLTVLYRIAYAERFLKRERNGKAN from the coding sequence ATGAAAACCGGAGTCTATGACGGCTACGTTTCCAGGCATCTCAATCGCAGGATTTCGGAGCCATGTGCCCGGCTGCTGGCCAGGACGCCGGTGACGCCCAACCAGGTCAGCGTGGCTGCCTTTGGCATTTCCATCCTGTCCCTGGCATGCTTCCTTCTCGGGCAGAACATAGCTGCCGGCCTCCTGGTGCAGCTCTCTTCTATCGTTGACGGCGTCGACGGCAGTCTGGCCCGCCTCAAGGGGATGACGTCCACCTTTGGCGGCTTCCTTGACTCGGTGCTCGACCGCTACGCCGATATCGTAGTGGTCCTGGGACTTACCCTGTGGTCTCTGGCCAACGAGGCCTATCCCGGAATCTGGCTTGTCGGATTCCTGGCGGCCACGGGTACGGTCTGTGTCAGCTACAGTAGGGCGCGCATCGGCACAAACCACCAGCACCGGTTCGACAGCGGACTTCAGTCGGCGGCCTCCCGGGATATAAGGCTACTCGTGATTGCGGTCGGGGCCGTTGCCGGCCAGGGTTACTTCTGCCTGATCGCCATAGCTGCCCTGACCAACCTCACTGTTCTCTACCGCATCGCCTACGCGGAACGGTTTCTGAAGAGGGAGAGGAATGGAAAAGCTAACTGA
- a CDS encoding NTP transferase domain-containing protein: MKGIILAAGDGDRLGVLTLGVPKALLDVGGRPLIGYPLAAQAAAGIDEIAVVVGYLGDRIWEVLGDGSQFGVRLSYIPNDDYWGGNAVSVHKARQWVQGEPVVLCMADHVIAEGLVKRLVENGPAEETLCVDHSPGEYLNIDEATKVALDGDGCIKNIGKDLARWDALDTGVFLLTGRFFHFLDGLVRRHGLGVEISDAVRFIVGQGHRFRTCDVGGCFWMDVDTKEDLDTVRGRVRPV, encoded by the coding sequence ATGAAAGGAATTATTCTGGCAGCTGGGGATGGCGACCGGCTGGGTGTCCTGACGCTAGGGGTACCTAAGGCCCTGCTGGACGTCGGCGGCAGGCCGCTGATAGGCTATCCCCTCGCGGCACAGGCCGCGGCCGGTATTGATGAAATAGCCGTTGTCGTCGGCTACCTGGGGGACAGGATCTGGGAAGTTCTCGGTGACGGCAGCCAGTTCGGAGTCAGGTTGAGCTACATCCCCAATGATGACTATTGGGGAGGCAACGCGGTCTCGGTCCATAAGGCCCGCCAGTGGGTGCAGGGAGAGCCGGTAGTCCTCTGCATGGCGGACCACGTCATTGCAGAGGGGCTGGTCAAGCGCCTGGTGGAGAACGGCCCTGCCGAAGAAACCCTTTGCGTTGACCATAGCCCGGGAGAATACCTCAACATCGACGAGGCAACCAAGGTCGCCCTGGATGGTGACGGCTGTATCAAAAACATTGGTAAGGACCTGGCCCGGTGGGATGCCCTGGACACCGGGGTGTTTCTCCTGACGGGCCGCTTCTTCCATTTCCTCGACGGGCTTGTTCGGCGCCACGGCCTTGGCGTTGAGATTAGTGACGCTGTCCGGTTCATCGTGGGGCAGGGGCACCGTTTCCGAACCTGTGATGTCGGCGGGTGCTTCTGGATGGATGTAGACACCAAGGAAGACCTCGATACGGTCAGGGGTAGAGTGAGACCAGTATGA